One genomic segment of Sminthopsis crassicaudata isolate SCR6 chromosome 2, ASM4859323v1, whole genome shotgun sequence includes these proteins:
- the RTN1 gene encoding reticulon-1 isoform X3, with product MQASADSTKMDCLWSNWKCQAIDLLYWRDIKQTGIVFGSFLLLLFSLTQFSVVSVVAYLALAALSATISFRIYKSVLQAVQKTDEGHPFKAYLELEISLSQDQIQKYTDYLQLYVNSAAKELRRLFLVQDLVDSLKFAVLMWLLTYVGALFNGLTLLIMAVVSMFTLPVVYFKHQAQIDQYLGLVRTHVNTVVGKIQAKIPGAKRQTE from the exons ATGCAGGCCAGTGCCGATTCTACCAAGATGGACTGTCTGTGGAGCAACTGGAAATGTCAGG CTATTGACCTGTTGTACTGGCGTGATATTAAGCAGACGGGAATAGTGTTTGGAAGCTTCCTGCTACTGCTCTTCTCTCTGACCCAGTTCAGCGTTGTCAGCGTGGTGGCTTATCTGGCCCTTGCTGCACTCTCGGCCACCATTAGTTTCAGAATCTATAAGTCTGTCTTACAAGCTGTGCAGAAAACTGACGAAGGCCATCCATTCAA GGCATACCTAGAGCTCGAGATCTCTCTTTCCCAGGACCAGATTCAGAAGTACACAGACTACCTGCAGTTATATGTGAATAGTGCAGCTAAAGAACTGAGAAGGCTCTTTCTGGTCCAGGATCTGGTAGACTCCCTAAAG tttgcAGTGCTAATGTGGCTACTGACATACGTTGGTGCTCTCTTCAATGGCCTGACACTGCTGATAATGG CTGTGGTATCAATGTTTACTCTCCCGGTAGTATATTTTAAGCACCAG GCACAGATTGACCAATATTTGGGACTTGTGAGGACTCATGTAAATACTGTCGTGGGAAA